The following is a genomic window from Pedobacter sp. KBS0701.
ATCGGATTAATCTCTCCTGAGTTTCACTGGTATTTCGATCCAAACGCTACTGTTTGGCAAAGCATCGCCTCTGGCTTTTATGATACCGTAGGTTTATTTCAGCAGCTGCCTTATACCAAAAGTACACAGGTGGATGAACTGATAGCTTATTTTGGCCTGACTGAAAACAAAAATGAATTATTAACCGCGCTTCCACTCGGTAAACAACGATTGGTATTGTTAGCGCGAACGATTATAAAAAACCCGGAACTGTTAATTATGGATGAACCCTGCCAGGGTTTAGACCGCCAGCAAACACAGCACTTTAACCAATTGGTTGACGAACTGTGCAGCAACGGAATGACATTAATTTATGTTGGCCATTTTGAATCGCAGCTGCCAACCTGCATAGAAAAAAGAATATTGTTAGAAAAAGGCGAGGTAAAAGTCGTCGAAAGTTTAAACACAGAAATATTAGGCTAATGCAAAATTAACCACGACTTGTCCCGATTTAACGGGAGATAAAAGGATAAATATAGATAAAATCTAATGGTTTGTAAAGATACAAACCGAGTCAGAAATCAATCTGTGTTTATTTGTGGTAAAAACTGCAACGGCAAAAGAGGAGTCAACAATGAAGAAGAACATTTTAGTAATACCTGGAGACGGTATCGGACCCGAAGTAACCACTTGGGGAAAAACAGCATTAGAAAAAATTGCCGAAATTTTTGGCCACGAATTTGTATTTGACGAAGCTTTAATGGGCCATGCAGCTATTGAAGTTACTGGTGAGCCTTTACCAGATGAAACTTTATATAAAGCAAGAAAAAGTGATGCCATCCTTTTTGGAGCCATTGGTCACGCCAAATACGATAACGACCCAAGTTTAAAAGTTAGACCTGAACAAGGCCTCTTAAAAATCCGTAAAGAATTGGGTTTATTTGCCAATCTCCGCCCGATATTACTATTTGATGAACTTCTGGAAGCCTCAAGCATTAAACCGGAAATTTTAAGGGGAACCGATATTTTGTTCTTCCGCGAATTAACAGGAGATGTTTATTTCGGAGAAAAAATACGATCTGAAGATAGAAATACTGCTTCTGATTTGATGATTTACCACCGTTACGAAGTAGAACGCATTGCACATAAAGCTTACCAGGCTGCACAACAACGCAACAAAAGATTATGCTCGGTAGATAAAGCAAATGTTTTGGAAAGCTCACGCCTATGGCGCGAAACTGTTCAGGAAATTGCAAAACAATACCCTGATGTAGAAACTGAGCACATGTTTATTGATAATGCAGCGATGCAATTGATCAAAAACCCTAAAAAATTCGATGTGGTTTTAACGGCCAACTTATTTGGTGATATTTTAACCGACGAAGCTTCGCAGATTGCGGGTTCAATGGGAATGCTGGCTTCGGCATCTGTTGGCGAAAGCACAGGTTTCTTTGAGCCGATCCACGGTTCGGCACACGATATTGCCGGTAAAGATTTAGCCAATCCTTTGGCCTCTATCCTATCGGCTGCTTTAATGCTGGAAATTGGTTTCGGACTTAAGGAAGAAGCCAAGCTATTGGTTGATACCATCGATCAGGTACTAAAAGAAGGCTTCAGAACCCATGATATTGCCGATCAAAACACAAACCGTTTCAAAGTTTTAGGCACCGCCGAAATGGGCAAATTGGTAATTAAATTCTTATCACAAAAATTAATCACTTCCTAAACTTAAGATTATGATTCACGATCCAAACAAAGTTTATATTTTCGACACGACATTGCGTGATGGCGAGCAGGTACCAGGCTGCCAGTTAGATACAAACCAAAAAGTAGAAATCGCAAAATCACTTGAG
Proteins encoded in this region:
- the leuB gene encoding 3-isopropylmalate dehydrogenase; translated protein: MKKNILVIPGDGIGPEVTTWGKTALEKIAEIFGHEFVFDEALMGHAAIEVTGEPLPDETLYKARKSDAILFGAIGHAKYDNDPSLKVRPEQGLLKIRKELGLFANLRPILLFDELLEASSIKPEILRGTDILFFRELTGDVYFGEKIRSEDRNTASDLMIYHRYEVERIAHKAYQAAQQRNKRLCSVDKANVLESSRLWRETVQEIAKQYPDVETEHMFIDNAAMQLIKNPKKFDVVLTANLFGDILTDEASQIAGSMGMLASASVGESTGFFEPIHGSAHDIAGKDLANPLASILSAALMLEIGFGLKEEAKLLVDTIDQVLKEGFRTHDIADQNTNRFKVLGTAEMGKLVIKFLSQKLITS